A single Ziziphus jujuba cultivar Dongzao chromosome 11, ASM3175591v1 DNA region contains:
- the LOC107432393 gene encoding uncharacterized protein LOC107432393 isoform X2 gives MDNMPDSESVAWLWVIEAIASFKEVGPSLLYDLVKTAPKLPDNLGKNTRERIALRCLEALFVPCNGNTSDVPSVQGSKVRFELSESCEDVLQRILQETSVSDLRTAGQELSKWDIYPFIMHKRACMREYTLGQLKDAILDGTHSYADFLGEKSGLALKKGADRTSLKDNHSISLSFKPNQSCSDVQTVRLRGNSDPPILENKNKELEENLHDGDRNKELENNLHDGDILVSKRGRVNFSNGDLASCDDHYNIDDSNDQCINSKKVKLHVSPTFELITKNPVPLHETEHAEDSTVREVLVSEREGCDLAENQVGTVEEGMVVEDGCNEYILLKRGEQSDGNDAFLKSQSEIHCNDAVMPKDSGDDETQHNLSVDEAKGDGEHPADPRNAPPIDGSLNKSSSKESKFDSEHDSQLRALNPASQNGYRQNVIAGEAEENMDCCQEAGRSSNSDGYQSEGIDVITKKHEFLSSQCTIRHSSSTVDEWTGLNLCMKCNEGGQLLACKSSSCPLLLHENCLGSAARFDDKGDFYCPFCAYSRAITEYLESKKKTSLAKKELDAFIRAGSKKQTTEFIGKLSKKENSCTKVNGEVDFLNKTHENKHSGQREENQENQDERHASKVYDVQFQKFIVDKQQADPSASCNNVSQECEENRTSLTCGMTHGPTGEEKGEEEVVKECTTARGHEEQPNQVVENSGNVVCENSDMIVENQEPANERIQQEVLKEHITDTPEKPVPVCVIDNNEDEISEDDESVISNYRIRVLRTGKQYTYPIAPQSRRKKAPWTTTEEELLMEGVKKFSSASKRAIPWTEILEFGSSVFLKGRTAMDLKDKWRNMSKGFRTPK, from the exons ATCTGGTgaaaacagctccaaaactacCTGACAACTTAGGTAAGAATACGAGGGAAAGGATTGCTTTAAGATGCTTGGAGGCTTTGTTTGTTCCTTGTAATGGGAATACAAGTGATGTTCCTTCTGTCCAAGGTTCAAAAGTTAGGTTTGAGTTGTCAGAAAGCTGTGAAGATGTTCTCCAACGTATATTGCAAGAG ACATCAGTTTCTGATCTGAGAACGGCTGGACAAGAGCTGTCAAAATGGGATATTTACCCCTTTATAATGCACAAAAGAGCTTGTATGCGTGAATACACTTTGGGACAG CTTAAAGATGCAATTCTTGATGGTACCCATTCATATGCTGATTTCTTGGGTGAAAAAAGTGGATTGGCATTAAAAAAAGGGGCTGATAGAACCAGTCTGAAGGATAATCATTCAATTTCACTTAGTTTTAAGCCTAATCAGAGCTGCTCGGATGTGCAAACCGTAAGACTAAGAGGGAACTCTGATCCTCCGATCCTTGAGAACAAGAATAAAGAATTGGAAGAAAACCTGCATGATGGAGACAGGAATAAAGAATTGGAAAATAACCTGCATGATGGAGACATATTAGTCTCTAAGAGGGGGAGAGTTAACTTTTCTAATGGAGATTTGGCTTCCTGTGACGATCATTATAATATAGATGATTCTAATGATCAATGTATAAATTCTAAGAAGGTGAAGCTGCATGTATCTCCTACTTTTGAGTTGATTACGAAGAACCCAGTTCCACTACATGAAACAGAACACGCAGAAGATTCGACGGTAAGAGAGGTTCTGGTCAGTGAGAGAGAAGGATGTGATCTGGCTGAAAATCAGGTTGGGACAGTGGAGGAAGGCATGGTCGTAGAGGATGGTTGTAATGAGTATATTCTCTTAAAGAGGGGTGAACAGAGTGATGGCAATGATGCATTTCTCAAGAGTCAGTCGGAGATTCATTGTAACGATGCTGTGATGCCTAAAGACAGTGGCGATGATGAAACCCAACATAACTTATCTGTTGATGAAGCCAAAGGCGACGGTGAGCATCCTGCAGATCCAAGAAATGCTCCCCCTATTGATGGATCCTTAAATAAGAGTTCTTCTAAAGAATCCAAATTCGACAGTGAGCATGATTCTCAACTTCGAGCACTGAATCCTGCATCCCAAAATGGGTATCGGCAGAATGTTATTGCTGGTGAAGCAGAAGAGAACATGGATTGTTGTCAAGAAGCAGGGAGGTCAAGTAATAGTGATGGATATCAAAGTGAGGGGATTGATGTAATCACAAAAAAACATGAATTTTTGAGCTCTCAATGCACAATTAGGCATAGTTCCTCTACAGTGGATGAATGGACAGGGCTAAATCTTTGTATGAAGTGTAATGAGGGTGGTCAATTGTTAGCTTGTAAATCCAGTAGTTGCCCATTGTTGCTTCATGAGAACTGCTTAGGCTCTGCAGCAAGATTTGATGACAAGGGTGATTTTTATTGCCCCTTTTGTGCATACTCCCGTGCTATTACAGAATATCTAGAAAGTAAGAAAAAGACCTCCTTGGCAAAGAAAGAACTAGATGCATTTATTCGTGCAGGATCAAAGAAACAGACAACAGAGTTTATTggaaaattaagtaaaaaagaGAATAGTTGTACAAAAGTAAATGGAGAGGTGGATTTTCTTAACAAAACCCATGAGAATAAGCACTCGGGGCAAAGAGAAGAGAATCAAGAAAATCAAGATGAACGACATGCAAGCAAAGTCTATGATGTTCAGTTTCAGAAATTTATAGTTGATAAGCAGCAAGCAGATCCTTCTGCGTCATGTAATAATGTCAGTCAAGAGTGTGAAGAAAACAGGACATCTTTAACATGTGGGATGACTCATGGACCAACTGGTGAGGAAAAAGGGGAAGAAGAGGTTGTTAAAGAGTGCACAACTGCAAGGGGTCATGAAGAACAACCCAACCAAGTAGTGGAAAACAGTGGTAACGTAGTCTGTGAAAACTCAGATATGATTGTTGAGAATCAAGAACCAGCTAATGAAAGAATTCAGCAGGAAGTTCTGAAGGAGCACATAACTGATACACCAGAAAAGCCTGTCCCTGTATGTGTAATTGATAACAATGAAGATGAAATTTCTGAAGATGATGAGTCTGTCATTTCCAACTACCGTATAAGAGTCCTAAGGACAGGAAAACAGTA TACATACCCCATAGCTCCTCAGTCTAGGCGAAAGAAAGCTCCATGGACAACCACAGAGGAAGAGCTGCTAATG